The Lacrimispora xylanolytica genome has a segment encoding these proteins:
- the yqfD gene encoding sporulation protein YqfD — protein MIEWLSRRFFGYLFIEMSGFSPERFLNMCTVHEIELWQVVNTGPTYQFFMTVPGFRKIKPLVRKSKVRLRILKKFGLPFFLYRNRKRKFYAAGLFGFFFILYTLSLFIWDIKFDGNRMYTYDTLLKYCESEQIHYGMIKSKIDCDLLEESLRTAFPEITWVSARVSGTRLLVKIKENEVLSEIPVKDETPCDIVAEKDGVITSMIVRSGVPKVAVGDTVTKGQILVSGALPIIGDSEEIVNTHYVHSEADIRAKTEYHETRRIPLYRKIDVETGKVRRGLYVKAFESSFLLMRPRPEGTSWKRTMEEEQLHLFQNFYLPIYIGKITGKEYISYERPYTEEEKKELADKMNQEFEKKLLEKGVQILENHVKILDNESLCQIAMDFITDEPVGRQEGIKMQTTEEPEETNHSDERN, from the coding sequence GTGATTGAATGGCTGAGTCGCCGCTTTTTCGGTTATCTTTTTATAGAAATGTCCGGTTTTTCTCCGGAACGGTTTTTAAATATGTGCACGGTTCATGAGATAGAATTATGGCAAGTTGTTAATACTGGTCCAACCTATCAATTTTTTATGACCGTACCGGGGTTTCGAAAGATCAAGCCTCTTGTCCGCAAATCGAAGGTCAGACTTAGAATTTTAAAAAAGTTTGGACTTCCTTTTTTTTTATACCGCAATCGGAAGCGTAAATTTTATGCAGCTGGACTTTTTGGCTTTTTCTTCATTCTTTATACACTGTCTCTCTTTATCTGGGATATTAAATTTGACGGAAACAGAATGTATACATACGACACTCTTCTTAAATATTGTGAATCAGAACAGATTCATTACGGTATGATAAAGTCGAAAATTGACTGCGATCTTTTGGAGGAATCTCTCCGTACCGCATTTCCAGAAATAACATGGGTATCTGCGAGGGTATCAGGAACCAGGCTTTTGGTTAAGATAAAGGAAAATGAAGTGCTTTCAGAAATCCCGGTAAAGGATGAAACACCATGCGATATCGTGGCGGAAAAGGACGGGGTAATTACATCGATGATTGTACGAAGCGGAGTTCCAAAGGTAGCAGTTGGCGATACGGTTACCAAAGGTCAGATACTGGTAAGTGGTGCGCTTCCTATTATTGGAGACAGCGAAGAGATTGTAAATACTCATTATGTTCATTCGGAAGCAGATATTCGTGCAAAGACGGAGTATCATGAGACAAGACGGATTCCCTTATATCGTAAGATTGATGTGGAAACAGGAAAGGTTCGGAGAGGATTGTATGTCAAAGCCTTTGAGAGTTCTTTTCTGCTCATGCGTCCTCGCCCGGAGGGAACCTCATGGAAAAGAACCATGGAGGAAGAGCAGCTTCATTTATTCCAGAATTTTTACCTGCCCATATATATAGGAAAGATAACCGGAAAGGAATATATTTCCTATGAGCGACCCTATACGGAAGAAGAAAAAAAAGAGCTGGCCGATAAAATGAATCAAGAGTTTGAAAAAAAATTATTGGAAAAAGGGGTACAAATTCTAGAAAATCATGTTAAAATACTAGATAATGAATCTTTATGCCAAATTGCCATGGATTTCATAACCGATGAACCAGTTGGAAGGCAGGAAGGAATTAAGATGCAGACAACAGAAGAACCGGAGGAGACAAATCATTCAGATGAGCGTAATTGA
- the rpsU gene encoding 30S ribosomal protein S21: protein MSNVIVKDNETLDSALRRFKRNCAKAGIQQEIRKREHYEKPSVRRKKKSEAARKRKYN from the coding sequence ATGTCAAATGTAATCGTTAAAGACAACGAGACCTTAGATAGCGCTTTACGCAGATTCAAAAGAAACTGTGCTAAAGCAGGTATCCAGCAGGAAATTCGTAAGAGAGAGCATTACGAAAAGCCAAGCGTAAGACGTAAGAAAAAGTCTGAAGCTGCAAGAAAACGTAAATATAACTAA
- a CDS encoding YabP/YqfC family sporulation protein produces MLEESIEKAASTLKLPKDVVLGEVLVSFLGRHSVVIENYRSIIMYTDSFIKLQAKNCRVNISGSRLIIEYYTNEEMKINGYIKSLEFE; encoded by the coding sequence ATGTTGGAGGAATCGATAGAAAAGGCAGCTTCCACCTTAAAACTCCCCAAGGATGTCGTGCTTGGAGAGGTGCTTGTGTCCTTTCTCGGACGCCACAGTGTTGTGATTGAAAATTACCGAAGCATCATCATGTACACAGATAGCTTTATCAAGCTTCAGGCAAAAAACTGCCGGGTAAATATCTCCGGAAGCAGGCTTATCATCGAATATTACACCAATGAAGAGATGAAAATCAATGGATATATCAAATCCCTGGAATTTGAATAA